In one Streptomyces marincola genomic region, the following are encoded:
- a CDS encoding aldo/keto reductase family oxidoreductase, with the protein MSETTNTLSAPPAGGTWTLGDLPVTRVGYGAMQLAGPGVMGPPADRDGALAVLREAAALGITHIDTAGVYGPRVTNQLIREALHPYPASLHIVTKVGAVRDQQGGWPPARRPEELRRAVRENLEDLGLDALDVVNLRLGDAQGPRPGSLAEPFETLVELQRQGLIRHLGVSNATAEQVAEAQAIAPIVCVQNMYNLAHRQDDELIDELAGEGIAYVPFFPLGGFTPLQSTALSAVAARLDATPMSVALAWLLRRSPNILLIPGTSSVAHLRENVAGAGLPLPDEALAELDKIGR; encoded by the coding sequence ATGAGCGAAACCACGAACACCCTCTCCGCTCCGCCGGCCGGTGGCACCTGGACCCTGGGCGATCTGCCCGTCACCCGCGTGGGCTACGGCGCCATGCAGCTCGCCGGCCCCGGGGTCATGGGCCCGCCCGCCGACCGCGACGGCGCGCTCGCTGTCCTGCGCGAGGCCGCCGCCCTCGGGATCACCCACATCGACACCGCGGGCGTCTACGGACCGCGCGTCACCAACCAGCTCATCCGTGAGGCGCTGCACCCCTATCCCGCGTCGTTGCACATCGTGACCAAGGTCGGCGCGGTCCGCGATCAGCAGGGCGGCTGGCCTCCGGCCCGGCGGCCCGAGGAGCTGCGCCGCGCCGTCCGCGAGAACCTTGAGGACCTCGGCCTCGACGCGCTCGACGTGGTCAACCTCCGGCTCGGCGACGCCCAGGGCCCCCGGCCCGGCTCGCTCGCCGAGCCCTTCGAAACCCTCGTCGAACTCCAGCGGCAGGGGCTGATCCGGCACCTGGGAGTGAGCAACGCGACGGCAGAACAGGTCGCCGAGGCGCAGGCGATCGCGCCGATCGTGTGCGTGCAGAACATGTACAACCTCGCCCACCGCCAGGACGACGAGCTGATCGACGAACTCGCCGGCGAGGGCATCGCCTACGTGCCCTTCTTCCCGCTCGGCGGCTTCACCCCCTTGCAGTCCACGGCGCTTTCCGCCGTGGCCGCCCGGCTGGACGCGACGCCGATGTCGGTCGCCCTGGCCTGGCTGCTGCGGCGGTCGCCCAACATCCTGCTCATTCCCGGTACTTCGTCGGTGGCACACCTGCGTGAGAACGTCGCCGGCGCGGGACTCCCGCTCCCCGACGAGGCACTCGCGGAGTTGGACAAGATCGGCCGGTAG
- a CDS encoding methyltransferase domain-containing protein, whose translation MGKTGYVHGHHEAVLRSHRWRTATNSAAYLLPELRPGQALLDIGCGPGTLTADLAARVAPGRVTAVDRAPGVLAEARAEAARRGQEAITFATADAHALEFDDDSFDVVHAHQVLQHLPDPVRALREMRRVCRPGGVVAVRDADYAAMTWYPRVPGLSEWLSLYRRLARANGGEPDAGRRLAAWGRAAGFAEVTATASTWCFAAPAERAWWSASWADRVTESELARQALDRGLATADDLGRLADAWHAWGAREDAWFAVLHGEAVCRVPRAD comes from the coding sequence ATGGGAAAGACGGGTTACGTCCATGGCCATCACGAAGCGGTGCTGCGCTCCCACCGGTGGCGCACCGCCACCAACTCCGCGGCCTACCTGCTGCCCGAGCTGCGGCCGGGGCAGGCGCTGCTCGACATCGGCTGCGGTCCCGGAACGCTGACCGCCGACCTGGCGGCGCGCGTGGCCCCCGGCCGGGTGACGGCCGTCGACCGGGCCCCCGGGGTCCTGGCCGAGGCGCGCGCCGAGGCGGCCCGCCGCGGGCAGGAGGCGATCACATTCGCCACGGCCGACGCGCACGCCCTGGAGTTCGACGACGACTCCTTCGACGTGGTGCACGCCCACCAGGTGCTCCAGCACCTGCCCGACCCGGTGCGGGCGTTGCGCGAGATGCGCCGCGTATGCCGCCCGGGCGGCGTGGTCGCGGTCAGGGACGCCGACTACGCGGCGATGACCTGGTACCCGCGGGTGCCTGGCCTGTCGGAGTGGCTGTCGCTGTACCGGCGGCTGGCCCGGGCGAACGGCGGCGAGCCGGACGCGGGCCGCCGGCTGGCCGCGTGGGGGCGGGCGGCCGGGTTCGCTGAGGTGACCGCCACGGCGTCGACGTGGTGCTTCGCGGCCCCGGCGGAACGCGCCTGGTGGTCGGCCTCCTGGGCGGACCGCGTCACCGAATCCGAGCTGGCGCGGCAGGCGCTGGACCGGGGTCTCGCGACCGCGGACGACCTGGGACGGCTCGCGGACGCCTGGCACGCCTGGGGCGCGCGGGAGGACGCGTGGTTCGCCGTGCTGCACGGCGAGGCCGTGTGCCGGGTGCCCCGCGCGGACTGA
- a CDS encoding MBL fold metallo-hydrolase gives MAEPAEHARPGGPPRGPGPAWPPPPAAPRPPGERRAWPRSFADRLTTPLPGLLTLARARPPRRRPRAAEGGAGLPFAPGPLPPADPRRPAVTWVGHASWVVAIGGLTVLTDPVWSRRILGTPARVTPVGVPWADLPPVDAVVISHNHYDHLDAPTLRRLPRRTPLFVPAGLGRWCRRRGFSRVTELDWWEAAELPAPAGPVRFDFVPAHHWSKRTLTDTCRSLWGGWVLTDAAGRRLYFAGDTGYGHWFTEIGARCPGIELALLPIGAYAPPRLQRPVHTDPEEAVRACGDVGAARMAPMHWATFLLTPEPPAEPLVRVRAAWRAAGRRDADLWDLPVGGSGVLPERPRPSGPP, from the coding sequence ATGGCGGAGCCGGCGGAGCACGCGCGGCCAGGCGGGCCCCCGCGCGGGCCAGGCCCCGCCTGGCCCCCGCCGCCCGCCGCGCCGCGCCCGCCGGGCGAGCGCAGGGCGTGGCCCCGCAGCTTCGCCGACCGCCTCACCACACCGCTGCCCGGGCTGCTCACCCTGGCCCGCGCGAGACCGCCGCGCCGACGGCCGCGCGCGGCCGAGGGCGGCGCGGGGCTGCCGTTCGCGCCGGGTCCGCTGCCGCCCGCCGACCCGCGCCGGCCGGCCGTCACCTGGGTGGGGCACGCGAGCTGGGTGGTCGCCATCGGCGGCCTGACCGTGCTCACCGACCCGGTGTGGTCGCGGCGCATCCTGGGCACCCCGGCCCGCGTCACGCCGGTCGGCGTGCCGTGGGCGGACCTGCCGCCGGTGGACGCCGTCGTCATCTCGCACAACCACTACGACCACCTCGACGCGCCCACCCTCAGGCGGCTGCCGCGCCGCACGCCCCTGTTCGTGCCGGCCGGACTCGGCCGCTGGTGCCGCCGCCGAGGGTTCTCCCGCGTCACGGAACTCGACTGGTGGGAGGCGGCGGAACTGCCCGCGCCCGCGGGCCCGGTGCGCTTCGACTTCGTGCCGGCGCACCACTGGTCCAAGCGCACCCTCACCGACACCTGCCGCTCCCTGTGGGGCGGCTGGGTGCTCACCGACGCGGCCGGGCGGCGGCTGTACTTCGCGGGGGACACCGGGTACGGGCACTGGTTCACCGAGATCGGCGCCCGCTGCCCCGGCATCGAGCTGGCGCTGCTGCCCATCGGTGCCTACGCGCCGCCCCGGCTCCAGCGCCCGGTGCACACCGACCCCGAGGAGGCGGTGCGGGCCTGCGGCGACGTGGGGGCGGCCAGGATGGCGCCGATGCACTGGGCGACGTTCCTGCTCACGCCCGAGCCGCCCGCCGAGCCGCTGGTCCGGGTGCGCGCCGCGTGGCGGGCGGCCGGCCGCCGGGACGCCGACCTGTGGGACCTGCCGGTGGGCGGCTCCGGGGTGCTGCCCGAACGGCCCCGCCCGAGCGGCCCGCCGTGA
- a CDS encoding DsbA family oxidoreductase, whose product MSEMTVEIWSDLVCPWCQIGKGRFEAALARFDAREDVTVVWRSYQLDPQAPTDAAMTLPEDLTSRHGLSAEQVAGMIGQVGKAAAGDGITFRLEEARPTNTFDAHRLAHHAATLGLSSPVQERLMSAYTQQSESLADHDTLVRLAEEAGCDPEGARRALADGAHADAVREDIATARQLGLSGVPAFVFDRAFLVSGAQPVETFTRALTELRARSRA is encoded by the coding sequence ATGAGTGAGATGACCGTCGAGATCTGGTCCGACCTCGTCTGCCCCTGGTGCCAGATCGGCAAGGGCCGCTTCGAGGCGGCGCTCGCCCGGTTCGACGCGCGCGAGGACGTCACCGTGGTGTGGCGCAGCTACCAGCTGGACCCGCAGGCGCCCACCGACGCCGCCATGACGCTCCCCGAGGACCTGACCAGCAGGCACGGCCTGTCCGCCGAGCAGGTCGCGGGAATGATCGGCCAGGTCGGCAAGGCCGCCGCCGGGGACGGGATCACGTTCCGCCTTGAGGAGGCCAGGCCGACCAACACCTTCGACGCCCACCGCCTGGCGCACCACGCGGCGACGCTCGGCCTCTCCTCGCCCGTGCAGGAACGGCTCATGTCCGCCTACACCCAGCAGAGCGAGTCCCTCGCCGACCACGACACGCTGGTGCGGCTGGCCGAGGAGGCGGGCTGCGACCCCGAGGGGGCGCGCCGCGCGCTCGCGGACGGCGCGCACGCGGACGCCGTGCGCGAGGACATCGCGACCGCCAGGCAGCTCGGCCTCAGCGGGGTGCCCGCGTTCGTCTTCGACCGCGCGTTCCTCGTCTCGGGCGCCCAGCCGGTCGAGACGTTCACACGCGCTCTGACCGAGCTGCGCGCGCGCAGCCGCGCGTAG
- a CDS encoding DedA family protein produces the protein MTAAGAECALAATRAVPPDATQQAVGYPSLFLLVLLGALVPLVPTGAVVSSAAAVAFHHSNAAAFSFGVFVVAAAAAFLGDGVLYWLGGRGVRSRNGSRWLDRIREQAAAEPLARARERLDRRGSAVLLVSRLVPAGRIPVMLACLLARMPLHVYLRGNLPAVLGWAATYQLIGMLGGALFPRPWQGVVAAVALTLLIAAVPAGWRRLRPGARGPSPGRGPGKRRRWRSRGLRGPGGSRAAGPR, from the coding sequence GTGACGGCGGCGGGGGCGGAGTGCGCGCTCGCCGCGACGCGGGCCGTGCCGCCGGACGCGACGCAGCAGGCGGTCGGCTACCCGTCGCTGTTCCTGCTGGTGCTGCTGGGGGCGCTGGTCCCGCTGGTGCCGACGGGCGCGGTGGTGAGTTCGGCGGCGGCCGTGGCGTTCCACCACAGCAACGCGGCGGCGTTCTCGTTCGGGGTGTTCGTGGTCGCGGCGGCGGCGGCGTTCCTCGGCGACGGGGTCCTGTACTGGCTGGGCGGGCGCGGGGTGCGTTCGCGGAACGGCTCGCGCTGGCTGGACCGGATCCGGGAGCAGGCCGCGGCCGAGCCGCTGGCACGGGCGCGGGAACGGCTGGACAGACGCGGCAGCGCGGTCCTGCTGGTGTCGCGGCTGGTGCCGGCCGGGCGGATACCCGTGATGCTGGCGTGCCTGCTGGCGCGGATGCCGCTGCACGTGTACCTGCGCGGCAACCTGCCCGCGGTGCTCGGCTGGGCGGCGACCTACCAGTTGATCGGGATGCTGGGGGGCGCGCTGTTCCCGCGCCCGTGGCAGGGGGTGGTGGCGGCCGTGGCGCTCACGCTGCTGATCGCGGCGGTCCCGGCCGGGTGGCGCCGGCTGCGGCCCGGCGCCCGGGGGCCGTCCCCGGGGCGGGGGCCGGGGAAGCGGCGCCGGTGGCGTTCGCGTGGGCTTCGCGGGCCAGGAGGATCTCGGGCAGCCGGGCCTCGATGA
- a CDS encoding MBL fold metallo-hydrolase, producing the protein MPVDITWWGHATATVLDSGTSVLTDPLFTRRCAHLRRRRGTLPPAAARRADVVLVSHLHADHLHLRSLARLAAGTPLLLPRGALRAVPGLRRLAARLEVCEVTPGDRVPVGGLTVRAVPAAHDGRRLPIGPRRVSALGYVVEGEARTYYAGDTDLFDAMAREAGPVDLALLPVGGWGPRLGHGHLNAERAAQALVRLRPRGAIPVHYGTYWPFGMAGVRPHEFHSPGDEFVRHAARLAPTVAVHRLRHGESVRLVAAE; encoded by the coding sequence GTGCCGGTGGACATCACGTGGTGGGGACACGCCACCGCGACCGTACTCGACTCGGGGACCTCCGTACTGACGGATCCGCTCTTCACCCGCAGATGCGCGCATCTGCGGCGGCGCCGCGGTACCCTGCCGCCGGCCGCGGCGCGGCGCGCCGACGTGGTGCTCGTCTCGCACCTGCACGCCGATCACCTGCACCTGAGGTCGCTGGCGCGGCTGGCGGCGGGCACGCCGCTGCTGCTGCCGCGCGGCGCGCTGCGGGCGGTGCCGGGGCTGCGGCGGCTCGCGGCGCGCCTTGAGGTGTGCGAGGTGACGCCGGGCGACCGGGTGCCGGTGGGCGGTCTGACGGTGCGGGCGGTGCCGGCGGCGCACGACGGGCGGCGCCTGCCGATCGGGCCCCGGCGGGTGTCGGCGCTGGGATACGTGGTGGAGGGCGAGGCGCGCACGTACTACGCGGGCGACACGGATCTGTTCGACGCGATGGCCAGGGAGGCGGGCCCGGTGGACCTGGCCCTGCTGCCGGTCGGCGGCTGGGGTCCGCGCCTGGGGCACGGGCACCTGAACGCGGAGCGCGCGGCGCAGGCCCTCGTCCGGCTGCGCCCGCGGGGCGCGATCCCGGTGCACTACGGGACGTACTGGCCGTTCGGCATGGCGGGGGTGCGCCCGCACGAGTTCCACTCGCCGGGTGACGAGTTCGTGCGGCACGCGGCGCGTCTGGCGCCGACGGTGGCCGTGCACCGGCTGCGGCACGGCGAGAGCGTGCGGCTGGTGGCGGCGGAGTGA
- a CDS encoding phage holin family protein, which translates to MTRWRSGGAALLRVLIVWAAGTATMVLLSLVLPDFRLQSADGDSLTRIGATAALGAGAFGLLNALVWPWLVRALLLVPALALGSLVFLLNGSLLWLALSAIPDGRGSAGPTTAVVVAAFMSVASSATSTFLAVRDPGAQGRRLRRMAGRRAARSGPARQSGVPGLVFLQLDGIGYRRLVDAIEGERPEMPTVAALCATTHRLTPWYTDWSSQTGAAQLAILHGSNEDVPAFRWYEKETDEVIVSNRPSSAAELQRRAVGRSGSPGLLAQDGASRGNLFTGGAGQAALVLSIAARRGRGQRSRAGYFAYFSDPAHAARTAASFLAELVREVGQAVRARLAKAGPRVSRGGLYPLIRAFATVVQRDVVTAAVIGDVLNGRTSVYADLVAYDEVAHHSGPDSRDTRQVLARLDRCVALIAQAIAHAPRPYHLVLLSDHGQSHGETFESAYGHTLEELVRIGCGRPVPRAHRRHETGAEARGAARAALHRPERPAQPPAVAPERTGRDRPPVVLASGNLGLISLPELPGRADRQTIERHCPALLRTLAEHPGIGFLLVHDARHGPVVLGAGGSEHRLATGEIVGEDPLAPFGPRAPAVVRRAAGFPHAADIMVNSSVDPDTGEVHAFEDQIGCHGGLGGEQSRAFLMSPRVLSAPEGDLSGAEAVHRVLRRWQHETRPGPGADAVPASRAAR; encoded by the coding sequence GTGACCAGATGGCGCAGCGGCGGCGCGGCACTCCTGCGGGTGCTCATCGTGTGGGCGGCCGGCACCGCCACGATGGTGCTGCTCTCGCTCGTGCTGCCCGACTTCCGCCTCCAGTCGGCCGACGGCGACAGCCTCACCCGCATCGGGGCCACCGCCGCCCTCGGCGCGGGCGCGTTCGGGCTGCTCAACGCCCTGGTCTGGCCGTGGCTCGTCCGCGCCCTGCTGCTGGTCCCCGCGCTCGCCCTCGGCTCCCTGGTCTTCCTGCTCAACGGCTCCCTGCTGTGGCTCGCGCTCAGCGCCATCCCCGACGGACGCGGCTCGGCGGGCCCGACGACGGCCGTCGTGGTCGCGGCGTTCATGTCCGTCGCCTCCTCCGCGACCAGCACCTTCCTCGCCGTGCGCGACCCCGGCGCGCAGGGCCGCCGCCTGCGCCGGATGGCGGGCCGGCGTGCCGCGCGTTCCGGGCCCGCCAGGCAGTCCGGGGTGCCCGGCCTCGTGTTCCTCCAACTCGACGGCATCGGCTACCGGCGGCTCGTCGACGCGATCGAGGGCGAACGCCCCGAGATGCCCACCGTGGCCGCCCTGTGCGCGACCACGCACCGGCTCACGCCCTGGTACACCGACTGGTCGAGCCAGACGGGCGCCGCCCAGCTGGCCATCCTGCACGGCAGCAACGAGGACGTGCCCGCGTTCCGCTGGTACGAGAAGGAGACGGACGAGGTCATCGTCAGCAACCGCCCGTCGAGCGCGGCCGAGCTCCAGCGCCGCGCCGTCGGCCGCAGCGGCAGCCCCGGCCTGCTCGCCCAGGACGGCGCGAGCCGCGGCAACCTGTTCACCGGCGGCGCGGGGCAGGCCGCGCTCGTGCTGTCCATCGCCGCCAGGCGCGGTCGCGGCCAGCGTTCCCGGGCCGGGTACTTCGCCTACTTCTCCGACCCCGCCCACGCCGCGCGCACGGCCGCCTCCTTCCTCGCCGAACTGGTCCGCGAGGTCGGGCAGGCCGTGCGCGCGCGGCTGGCCAAGGCCGGGCCGCGCGTCAGCCGCGGCGGGCTCTACCCGCTGATCCGGGCGTTCGCCACCGTCGTCCAGCGCGACGTCGTCACCGCCGCCGTCATCGGCGACGTGCTCAACGGCCGCACCTCCGTCTACGCCGACCTCGTCGCCTACGACGAGGTCGCCCACCACTCGGGCCCCGACAGCCGCGACACGCGGCAGGTCCTGGCGCGCCTCGACCGCTGCGTCGCGCTGATCGCGCAGGCCATCGCGCACGCCCCGCGCCCCTACCACCTCGTGCTGCTCTCCGACCACGGGCAGAGCCACGGCGAGACGTTCGAGTCGGCGTACGGGCACACGCTGGAGGAGCTGGTCCGCATCGGCTGCGGGCGGCCCGTGCCCCGCGCGCACCGGCGCCATGAGACGGGCGCCGAGGCCCGCGGCGCCGCCCGCGCCGCGCTCCACCGGCCGGAACGCCCCGCGCAGCCCCCGGCCGTCGCGCCCGAGCGCACCGGCCGCGACCGCCCCCCGGTCGTCCTGGCCTCGGGCAACCTCGGCCTCATCTCGCTGCCGGAACTCCCCGGCCGGGCGGACCGGCAGACCATCGAACGCCACTGCCCCGCGCTCCTGCGCACGCTCGCGGAGCACCCCGGCATCGGCTTCCTGCTGGTGCACGACGCGCGCCACGGGCCCGTCGTCCTCGGCGCGGGCGGCTCCGAACACCGGCTGGCCACCGGCGAGATCGTGGGCGAGGACCCGCTGGCCCCGTTCGGGCCGCGCGCCCCGGCCGTCGTGCGGCGCGCGGCCGGCTTCCCGCACGCCGCCGACATCATGGTCAACTCCTCGGTCGATCCCGACACCGGCGAGGTGCACGCGTTCGAGGACCAGATCGGCTGCCACGGCGGCCTCGGGGGCGAGCAGAGCCGCGCGTTCCTGATGTCGCCGCGCGTCCTGTCCGCGCCCGAGGGCGACCTGTCCGGGGCGGAGGCCGTGCACCGCGTGCTGCGCCGGTGGCAGCACGAGACCCGCCCGGGCCCGGGCGCCGACGCGGTCCCCGCGTCCCGAGCCGCACGGTGA
- a CDS encoding helix-turn-helix domain-containing protein, which translates to MSSAARPAPGARLAQLRKERHLTQDQLAAAAAISKSLLSKIEVGDRPLTPATAAALGKAMGLSMADVQGLTPPTPAQESVVDDLRAAMRDYDLPRKREVSGQEVRQRLRQTEELRNAVDLARLMPLLPGLLRDATSHAHRSNTSESWALLGEVYSVVYWLAARHRWLDMAEVAVARETWAAEQMDNPLFSAVAARDRAGTYLNFGDCENGLVVVERAISDAESRLSGDRRDIAVGLLNLRGMTLAGRLPDHREARREAHRHMQYAERAASRFSREFKVHGLSFGRKNTFTHRFATLIDLGESRSALALADDIAVPLSGLPATRRAPSFINQARARVSLNDNDGALESLARAWDIAPQLVRIHPMAQEVLRVVDSRHKRSNPLLTRLLELAGTGNRGS; encoded by the coding sequence ATGTCGAGCGCCGCACGTCCGGCCCCCGGAGCCCGGCTCGCCCAGTTGCGGAAAGAACGTCACCTGACTCAGGATCAGCTGGCCGCCGCTGCGGCGATCTCGAAATCCCTGCTGAGCAAAATCGAAGTCGGTGACCGCCCCCTGACCCCGGCCACCGCCGCCGCCCTGGGAAAGGCCATGGGGCTCTCCATGGCCGATGTGCAGGGACTCACCCCGCCGACACCGGCGCAGGAATCAGTGGTGGACGATCTCCGGGCGGCCATGCGCGACTACGATCTCCCGCGCAAGCGGGAGGTGTCCGGTCAGGAGGTGCGTCAGCGGCTGCGGCAGACGGAAGAACTGAGGAACGCCGTCGACCTGGCGCGCCTGATGCCCCTGTTGCCCGGCCTTCTGCGCGATGCGACCAGCCACGCCCACCGCTCGAACACATCGGAGTCGTGGGCGCTGCTCGGTGAGGTGTACAGCGTCGTGTACTGGTTGGCGGCGCGGCATCGTTGGCTCGATATGGCGGAGGTGGCCGTCGCCCGCGAGACGTGGGCGGCGGAGCAGATGGACAATCCGTTGTTCAGCGCGGTAGCGGCGCGCGACCGGGCGGGAACCTATCTGAACTTCGGGGACTGTGAAAACGGCCTGGTCGTCGTCGAGCGCGCGATCTCCGATGCCGAGAGTCGGCTTTCCGGTGACCGTCGTGACATCGCGGTCGGCCTGCTCAATCTCCGGGGAATGACGCTCGCCGGGCGCCTGCCGGACCACAGGGAGGCGCGCCGGGAGGCACATCGGCACATGCAGTATGCCGAGCGCGCGGCTTCGCGCTTTTCGCGGGAATTCAAGGTGCACGGGCTGTCGTTCGGGCGCAAGAACACCTTCACGCACCGCTTCGCGACCCTCATCGATCTCGGGGAGTCCCGCTCGGCTCTCGCGCTCGCGGACGATATCGCCGTCCCGCTGAGCGGACTGCCCGCCACCCGCCGGGCGCCGAGCTTCATCAACCAGGCCCGCGCCCGGGTGTCCCTCAACGACAACGACGGGGCGCTGGAGAGCCTGGCGCGCGCCTGGGACATCGCCCCCCAACTGGTGCGCATTCACCCGATGGCGCAGGAAGTCCTGCGAGTCGTGGACTCCAGGCACAAGAGGAGCAACCCGCTGCTCACCCGCCTGCTCGAACTGGCCGGAACAGGGAACCGAGGGAGCTGA
- a CDS encoding 4a-hydroxytetrahydrobiopterin dehydratase: MAPKPLTGQEIEEALAGLPGWAHEDGRLVREYALPGHLAAVALLVHIATVQEEMDHHADLTLTYNRLGVAVNTHSVGGKVTELDVRLARRVEEMAPAHGAS, translated from the coding sequence ATGGCGCCGAAGCCGTTGACCGGGCAGGAGATCGAGGAGGCGCTGGCCGGGCTGCCCGGCTGGGCGCACGAGGACGGCCGGCTGGTGCGGGAGTACGCGCTGCCGGGGCACCTGGCGGCCGTCGCGCTGCTCGTGCACATCGCGACCGTGCAGGAGGAAATGGACCACCACGCCGACCTGACCCTGACCTACAACCGGCTGGGCGTCGCCGTGAACACGCACAGCGTGGGCGGCAAGGTCACCGAGCTCGACGTGCGGCTCGCCCGCCGCGTCGAGGAGATGGCCCCGGCGCACGGCGCGAGCTGA
- a CDS encoding aldo/keto reductase, translating to MSSVPHVTLNNGVKMPQLGFGVWQVPDAEAEVAVTQALDAGYRSIDTAAIYGNEEGTGRALVASGLPREELFVTTKLWNSATETWTRDGVLREFDASLGRLGLDYVDLYLIHWPRPMRDDYLTILRAFDEIHRSGRARAVGVSNFKPAHLRRAVAETGLVPSVNQIELHPYLQQAETAALDAELGTVTEAWSPLGSGKGLLQDEALAPIAAKHGKTPAQVVLRWHLQSGFVAIPKSVTPSRIAENFDVFDFALDDEDMAAIAAMDSGTRTGSDPDTFDWN from the coding sequence GTGAGCAGCGTCCCCCATGTGACCCTCAACAACGGTGTGAAGATGCCGCAGCTCGGCTTCGGGGTGTGGCAGGTACCGGACGCGGAGGCCGAGGTCGCGGTCACCCAGGCGCTCGACGCCGGGTACCGCAGCATCGACACCGCCGCGATCTACGGGAACGAGGAGGGCACCGGCCGGGCACTCGTCGCCTCCGGGCTGCCCCGCGAGGAGTTGTTCGTCACCACGAAACTGTGGAACAGCGCCACCGAGACCTGGACCAGGGACGGGGTGCTCCGGGAGTTCGACGCCTCGCTCGGCAGGCTGGGCCTGGACTACGTGGACCTGTACCTGATCCACTGGCCGCGGCCCATGCGCGACGACTACCTGACGATCCTGCGGGCCTTCGACGAGATCCACCGCTCCGGCCGGGCGCGCGCCGTCGGCGTCTCCAACTTCAAGCCCGCGCACCTGCGGCGGGCCGTGGCGGAGACGGGCCTGGTGCCCTCGGTGAACCAGATCGAGCTGCACCCCTACCTCCAGCAGGCCGAGACCGCCGCCCTCGACGCCGAACTCGGCACCGTCACCGAGGCCTGGTCCCCGCTCGGCTCCGGCAAGGGGCTGCTCCAGGACGAGGCGCTGGCGCCGATCGCCGCGAAGCACGGGAAGACCCCCGCGCAGGTGGTGCTGCGCTGGCACCTCCAGAGCGGGTTCGTGGCGATCCCCAAGTCGGTGACGCCCTCCCGGATCGCGGAGAACTTCGACGTCTTCGACTTCGCCCTCGACGACGAGGACATGGCCGCCATCGCGGCCATGGACTCGGGGACCAGGACGGGCTCGGACCCGGACACGTTCGACTGGAACTGA
- a CDS encoding bile acid:sodium symporter family protein — translation MSVVRALTRFLDPYIVLLLGTVGLAALLPATGGAATAVDGAATGLIGLLFFLYGARLSTREALEGLRQWRLHLAVLAATFAAFPLLGLAARGLVPWLVTDELYDGLLFLCLVPSTVQSSIALTSLARGNVPAAIAAGSFSSVLGVLLTPLLAAALIGGSGGFSADSLLGIGGQLLAPFLLGQVLRRWIGDFVRRHRRVLSLVDRGSILVVVYAAFSAGMTAGVWQEASWRRLLALFCVEALMLAAMLLLTWWTARRLRFSRADRVVLVLAGSQKSLAAGLPMASVIFGGQAALAVLPLMMFHQTQLIVCAYLARRWPADPDAPVAAAGPGAPPSPPGGSAGS, via the coding sequence ATGTCCGTCGTGCGCGCACTGACCCGTTTCCTCGACCCCTACATCGTGCTGCTCCTCGGCACGGTCGGGCTCGCCGCCCTGCTGCCCGCGACCGGCGGCGCGGCCACGGCGGTGGACGGCGCGGCCACCGGCCTCATCGGGCTGCTGTTCTTCCTCTACGGCGCCCGGCTCTCCACGCGCGAGGCGCTTGAGGGCCTGCGCCAGTGGCGGCTGCACCTGGCGGTGCTCGCGGCCACGTTCGCGGCGTTCCCGCTGCTCGGGCTCGCCGCGCGCGGCCTGGTGCCGTGGCTGGTCACCGACGAGCTCTACGACGGGCTGCTGTTCCTGTGCCTGGTGCCCTCGACCGTGCAGTCCTCGATCGCCCTCACCTCCCTGGCGCGGGGCAACGTGCCCGCGGCCATCGCCGCCGGGTCGTTCTCCAGCGTGCTCGGCGTGCTGCTGACGCCGCTGCTCGCCGCGGCCCTCATCGGCGGCAGCGGCGGCTTCTCGGCCGACTCGCTGCTCGGCATCGGGGGCCAGCTGCTGGCGCCGTTCCTCCTCGGCCAGGTGCTGCGCCGCTGGATCGGGGACTTCGTCCGGCGGCACCGGCGCGTGCTGTCGCTGGTGGACCGCGGGTCGATCCTCGTCGTGGTCTACGCCGCTTTCAGCGCGGGCATGACCGCGGGGGTGTGGCAGGAGGCGAGCTGGCGGCGGCTGCTCGCCCTGTTCTGCGTCGAGGCGCTGATGCTCGCGGCGATGCTGCTGCTGACCTGGTGGACGGCGCGCCGGTTGCGGTTCTCCCGGGCGGACCGCGTGGTGCTGGTGCTCGCGGGGTCGCAGAAGTCGCTGGCCGCCGGGCTGCCCATGGCGAGCGTGATATTCGGGGGGCAGGCCGCGCTGGCGGTGCTGCCCCTGATGATGTTCCACCAGACGCAGCTGATCGTGTGCGCCTACCTCGCCAGGCGCTGGCCCGCCGACCCGGACGCCCCGGTGGCCGCCGCGGGCCCGGGGGCCCCGCCCTCGCCGCCCGGCGGATCGGCGGGCAGCTGA